In Ascochyta rabiei chromosome 11, complete sequence, the following are encoded in one genomic region:
- a CDS encoding pre-mRNA-splicing factor rse1 — protein sequence MTTFSSMSLYALTVKQPSATQDALSGDFVGNGKQQILTANGSRLAILEVSRRQKGFQEMFSQDVFGIVRRIAKFRVAGGTKDHIVVTTDSGRLVTYEYVPDEHTFKTVHFETYGKSGIRRVVPGEYLAADPKGRAIMVASTEKNKLVYILTRSGQTDIAISSPLEAHKPQTLVFCLIGLDVGYDNPMFATLEIDYSASEPDPTGEAYDEIKKELVYYELDLGLNHIVRKWAEPVDRTANTLFRVPGGPNAPSGVLVCGEDSITYRRIFNNKSSVHRLAIPRREGATEDPNRKRTIVAGTLYSLKGGDFFYLLQTDDGDLFKLTVEATDTTVDKIKIKYFDTIPIVTSICILRAGFVYAACESGDRILYELESLGDETDDPLFDSSQFPLDLNAAFAPPFFKPRALANLTPVETIPSLNPIMGMEVANPALEDAPQIYTINGAGGRSTFRTTRNALEVLDLIESPLPQNASDVWTTKLTSDDENDTLIVLCLHSRTLVLKIGDDVEEAANTGFLPDTNTLGVQQFGEDCIIQIHPKGIRHIQGISFPNDDANATHASLTDWQPPAHRTIVACATNNRQVAIALSSGQILYFECESDGSLAMAEEEIALDSTINCLTMPDVPEGSVRAFFMAVGCSDQTVRIFNLSPDMEGNILRSISVQALTSPPSDLTINMMADKSPRGYSQYLHIGLRSGVYIRSVLDEMTGDIGDTRRRFLGPEPIKFAKVTVADEPAIIAMTSRPWLGYTHPRTGVLQLTPLNYIPFKSAWNFEGTQFKGIICVSAAELRIFTFNDLTDNTTYETIPLKYTPRKMVGHHDQGVFYVIQSENNTLNDATRQNLIQEAKVKNEDGTRHENGTDGNMEVDGDVASDELPAVEFGYPRVRGRWASCIQIVDPVTEKAVIHTVDLPSNQSLVSAALVYFDSRGEDAFLAVGTAKDLTFTPYRFSGASIQIYKISPTGRELELFHETDVNEPPLALLAFKGKLIAGVGRNICLYDCGMRSLLRKAQASNCVSTRVTDIKTQGSRLVVSDQVESVTYVVHKDQVHPNRLIPFVDDTVSRHTSASEMLDYDTTVGGDKFGNIWLVRCPQKVSEGSDESPDGSDLLVDKSYLGGTANRLDLVTHYFANDIPISIQKTILLSGGERIIFWAGLQGTLGALIPFTSRRQHKMFQQLELQLRSDDQPLSGRDHLAFRSYFAPVKSTIDGDLIERFLVLSRDKRESIAAQLTGAEWTPGMIDEAIWNMRGLYAF from the exons ATGACCACCTTCTCCTCCATGTCCCTGTACGCGTTGACGGTCAAGCAGCCGTCGGCCACGCAGGACGCCCTTTCCGGCGACTTTGTCGGAAACGGCAAGCAGCAGATCCTCACCGCCAATGGCTCGCGCCTGGCCATCCTCGAGGTCTCGCGGCGGCAGAAGGGCTTCCAGGAGATGTTCTCCCAGGACGTCTTTGGCATCGTCCGCCGCATCGCCAAGTTCCGGGTTGCGGGCGGCACAAAAG ACCACATTGTCGTAACCACCGACTCCGGCCGCCTGGTCACGTACGAGTACGTGCCGGACGAGCACACGTTCAAGACGGTGCACTTTGAGACGTACGGCAAGTCTGGAATACGACGTGTCGTGCCCGGCGAGTACCTGGCCGCCGACCCGAAAGGGCGCGCCATCATGGTGGCTTCGACCGAGAAGAACAAGCTGGTCTACATTCTCACCCGCAGCGGTCAGACGGACATTGCCATCTCCTCGCCTCTCGAAGCGCACAAGCCGCAAACACTGGTCTTCTGTCTCATCGGCCTGGATGTCGGCTATGACAACCCCATGTTCGCTACCCTGGAGATTGACTATTCGGCGTCCGAGCCGGATCCCACGGGCGAGGCGTACGATGAGATTAAAAAGGAGCTGGTCTACTACGAGCTCGACCTTGGTCTGAACCACATTGTGCGCAAGTGGGCAGAGCCTGTGGACCGCACTGCAAACACCCTGTTCCGCGTCCCTGGAGGGCCCAACGCACCGAGTGGAGTCCTCGTCTGCGGAGAAGACAGCATCACCTACCGACGCATCTTCAACAACAAGTCGAGCGTCCACCGCCTGGCTATTCCCCGCAGGGAGGGAGCCACAGAAGACCCGAACCGGAAGCGAACCATTGTCGCAGGTACACTGTACTCGCTCAAGGGCGGCGACTTCTTCTACCTCCTCCAGACCGACGACGGCGATCTCTTCAAGCTTACCGTAGAAGCTACCGACACCACAGTGGACAAGATCAAGATCAAATACTTCGATACAATCCCCATCGTAACAAGTATCTGCATCTTGAGGGCGGGCTTCGTCTATGCCGCCTGCGAGTCCGGCGACAGGATTCTTTACGAGCTCGAGTCTCTCGGGGACGAGACGGACGATCCTCTCTTTGACAGCAGTCAGTTCCCGTTGGACCTGAATGCAGCCTTCGCGCCTCCCTTCTTCAAGCCACGAGCTCTGGCGAACTTGACCCCCGTCGAGACCATTCCCAGCTTGAACCCAATCATGGGTATGGAGGTCGCAAACCCGGCGCTTGAAGACGCACCTCAGATCTACACCATCAACGGTGCTGGTGGGCGAAGCACATTTCGCACAACGAGGAACGCTTTGGAGGTACTCGACCTCATCGAGTCTCCCCTACCGCAGAACGCGTCCGATGTTTGGACGACGAAGCTCACATCAGACGACGAGAATGACACTCTCATCGTGCTGTGTCTGCACAGCAGAACGCTGGTTCTGAAGATCGGTGACGATGTCGAGGAGGCAGCGAATACAGGCTTCTTGCCCGACACAAACACGCTTGGTGTGCAGCAATTCGGAGAGGACTGCATCATCCAGATCCATCCCAAGGGCATTCGACATATCCAGGGCATCTCGTTCCCCAATGACGATGCCAACGCCACGCATGCCAGCTTGACTGACTGGCAACCACCGGCACACCGGACCATCGTCGCCTGCGCTACCAACAACCGCCAAGTTGCCATCGCGCTCAGCTCAGGTCAGATCCTCTACTTCGAGTGTGAATCCGACGGTTCGCTTGCGATGGCTGAGGAAGAGATTGCCTTGGACAGCACCATCAACTGTCTGACGATGCCTGACGTGCCTGAAGGCAGCGTCCGAGCCTTCTTCATGGCTGTCGGCTGCAGTGACCAGACCGTGAGGATCTTCAACCTGAGTCCAGACATGGAAGGAAACATTCTGCGAAGCATCTCTGTCCAGGCTCTCACATCACCGCCAAGCGACTTGACCATCAACATGATGGCGGACAAGTCCCCGCGAGGATACAGCCAGTACCTCCACATCGGTCTGCGAAGTGGTGTGTACATCCGATCTGTGCTAGATGAGATGACTGGCGACATTGGAGACACGCGAAGACGTTTCCTCGGCCCGGAACCTATCAAATTCGCCAAGGTGACCGTCGCTGACGAGCCTGCCATCATCGCAATGACCTCCAGGCCATGGCTCGGCTACACTCACCCACGGACTGGCGTTCTGCAGTTGACGCCGTTGAACTACATTCCTTTCAAGTCTGCTTGGAACTTTGAGGGTACACAGTTCAAGGGCATCATCTGCGTGAGCGCCGCTGAACTACG AATCTTCACGTTTAACGATTTGACCGACAACACGACCTACGAGACGATACCGTTGAAGTACACGCCAAGGAAGATGGTCGGCCACCACGACCAGGGTGTCTTCTACGTGATTCAAAGCGAGAACAACACTCTCAACGACGCCACACGGCAAAATCTCATCCAGGAAGCAAAGGTCAAGAACGAAGACGGGACCAGGCATGAGAACGGTACCGATGGCAACATGGAAGTCGACGGCGATGTGGCCAGTGATGAGCTTCCCGCAGTCGAATTCGGCTACCCACGTGTGCGAGGGCGCTGGGCTTCCTGCATTCAAATCGTCGATCCCGTGACTGAAAAGGCCGTCATCCACACAGTAGACCTCCCCTCCAACCAGTCGTTGGTCAGCGCTGCTTTGGTCTACTTCGACAGCCGTGGTGAAGATGCCTTCCTTGCTGTCGGTACCGCCAAGGACCTCACCTTTACACCTTACAGGTTTTCTGGTGCGTCGATACAGATCTACAAGATTTCTCCGACAGGCCGCGAGCTGGAGCTGTTCCACGAGACAGACGTGAACGAGCCTCCGCTGGCCTTGCTCGCCTTCAAGGGCAAGCTCATTGCCGGTGTTGGGCGAAACATCTGCCTGTACGACTGCGGTATGCGCTCGCTTCTTCGAAAGGCGCAGGCCTCGAACTGCGTGAGCACTCGCGTTacggacatcaagacccagGGTAGTCGCCTTGTTGTGTCGGATCAGGTCGAGTCTGTCACATACGTTGTCCACAAGGACCAAGTCCACCCCAACCGACTGATCCCATTTGTTGACGATACCGTCTCGAGGCATACTAGCGCTTCGGAGATGCTCGACTACGACACCACTGTTGGCGGAGACAAGTTTGGCAACATTTGGCTTGTGCGCTGCCCACAGAAGGTCTCTGAGGGTTCTGACGAGTCGCCTGACGGTTCCGACCTGCTCGTCGACAAGAGCTACCTTGGCGGCACAGCGAACCGGCTGGACCTCGTTACCCACTACTTCGCCAACGACATCCCCATTTCGATACAGAAGACGATCCTCCTGTCTGGTGGCGAGCGCATCATCTTCTGGGCTGGTCTGCAAGGCACGCTCGGCGCGCTCATCCCCTTCACGTCGCGAAGGCAGCACAAGATGTTCCAGCAGCTGGAGCTGCAGCTCCGGTCGGACGATCAGCCGCTGTCTGGGCGCGACCACCTGGCGTTCCGCAGCTACTTTGCACCTGTCAAGAGCACGATTGACGGCGACCTGATTGAGCGGTTCCTGGTGCTGTCACGAGACAAGCGCGAGAGCATCGCGGCGCAGTTGACGGGCGCGGAATGGACGCCGGGCATGATTGACGAGGCGATTTGGAACATGCGGGGTCTGTACGCCTTTTAG
- a CDS encoding Severe Depolymerization of Actin, which yields MKRKVGALEKIEADHAALRFKIKRDPQSYRDDFNNQWQQYETLRDLFLQSPSSQGTGLADLKDLIEFVSHVADLYPDLTSQFPQDLEQILLQHHQVLEYELRDKIVGSLCLLRNKDVINSVTLLNTLFPVLIATPSKSLRQLLFTKILSDLRSSNVKTTNHKLNRTIQTVLYNLLESDKESPKGIWAVKITRELWKKQIWSDARAVEVMRLAALSENEKVIAGGVRFFLGGDKEREEAAEDSSDDDNDIDIAKLRHQAGINKKTKKKGRDLKKAAATVKKKEKKKNAPHPLNFSALHLLHDPQGFAETLFSKHVQNSKSKLQLETRLLVLQLVSRLVGLHKLTVLSLYSYFLKHLTPRQASVTSYLACLAQATHNYVPPDVLEPLVQKIANEFVSEASASEVAAAGLNAIREICVRQPLAMTDTLLQDLVMYRKSKDKGTMMAAKGLLSLYREVGAELLHKRDRGKDASMGIRAGTIKEQRYGEEAVGGIEGIELLEAWKEDERRKKRIAAGLDPDGTDGDSQLDEAEDWKKWELESDSDSDEEGWINVESDGEDINISDSEDEKDKPKAKKAKLDSSTPVPQDDSSPVDAPAAAAAAKQAQITKLLTTTILTPADLKQLKALQESTAVNAHLPSHKRTAMLAARHADEAITAETIEAAASLGKKNTKEQKIAMAKADRETNHQSTTAKRKAKKESEGKSTTNKEKARKKNFLMTLGKAKSKNKRSLGDVKKTLQGHIERSKRGGKRGNKGN from the exons ATGAAGCGCAAGGTCGGCGCTCTCGAGAAGATCGAGGCGGATCATGCCGCGCTCCGCTTCAAAATCAAGCGCGATCCCCAGAGCTACCGCGACGACTTCAACAACCAGTGGCAGCAGTACGAGACGCTGCGCGACTTGTTTCTGCAGAGCCCTTCCAGCCAAGGTACCGGCCTGGCAGACTTGAAGGATCTCATCGAATTCGTCTCTCACGTTGCCGATCTGTACCCCGACCTCACCTCGCAATTCCCCCAAGACCTCGAGCAGATCCTTCTGCAGCACCACCAAGTGCTCGAGTATGAGCTGCGGGACAAGATCGTGGGCAGCCTGTGCCTGTTGCGCAACAAGGACGTCATCAACTCGGTGACCCTGCTCAACACGCTCTTCCCCGTCCTCATTGCTACTCCCAGCAAGTCGCTGCGCCAGCTTCTCTTCACCAAGATCCTCTCCGACCTGCGCTCCTCCAACGTCAAGACCACCAACCACAAGCTCAACCGCACCATACAAACCGTGCTGTACAACCTGCTCGAGTCGGACAAGGAGTCGCCCAAGGGCATCTGGGCCGTCAAAATCACCCGAGAGCTGTGGAAGAAGCAGATATGGTCCGACGCACGCGCCGTCGAGGTCATGCGTCTGGCTGCTCTGAGCGAGAACGAGAAGGTCATTGCCGGAGGAGTCCGATTCTTCCTTGGCGGCGACAAGGAGCGTGAGGAGGCAGCCGAGGATAGCAGCGACGACGATAACGATATCGACATCGCCAAGCTGCGCCACCAGGCTGGCATCAACAAGAAGACCAAGAAGAAGGGCCGTGACCTGAAGAAGGCTGCTGCTACGgtcaagaagaaggagaagaagaagaacgcGCCGCACCCGTTGAACTTCTCCGCACTCCACCTACTCCACGACCCTCAGGGCTTCGCCGAGACCCTCTTCTCCAAGCACGTCCAGAACTCAAAGTCGAAGCTACAGCTCGAGACAAGACTCCTTGTCCTGCAGTTGGTGTCGCGTCTTGTTGGTCTGCACAAGCTCACGGTTTTGTCGCTCTACTCGTACTTCCTCAAGCACCTCACCCCTCGACAAGCCTCCGTCACCAGCTACCTTGCCTGTCTCGCTCAGGCAACACACAACTACGTTCCTCCAGATGTACTCGAGCCGCTCGTTCAGAAGATTGCCAACGAGTTTGTTTCCGAAGCCTCAGCCTCGGAAGTGGCGGCTGCTGGTCTGAACGCCATCCGCGAGATCTGTGTTCGTCAACCTCTCGCAATGACAGACACACTGCTCCAGGATCTCGTCATG TACCGCAAATCCAAAGACAAGGGCACCATGATGGCCGCCAAGGGTCTCCTCTCCCTCTACCGCGAAGTCGGTGCTGAACTGCTTCACAAGCGCGACCGCGGCAAGGACGCCAGCATGGGTATTCGTGCCGGCACCATCAAGGAACAGCGCTACGGCGAAGAGGCCGTTGGTGGCATCGAAGGCATCGAGCTGCTCGAGGCCTGGAAAGAAGACGAGCGGCGCAAGAAGCGGATCGCTGCCGGCCTGGACCCCGACGGTACAGACGGTGACTCGCAACTGGACGAGGCCGAAGATTGGAAGAAGTGGGAGCTGGAgagcgacagcgacagcgacgaAGAAGGCTGGATCAACGTGGAAAGCGACGGCGAGGACATCAACATCAGCGACAGCGAAGACGAAAAGGACAAGCCCAAGGCCAAGAAGGCGAAGCTCGACAGCTCGACACCGGTGCCGCAGGACGATTCAAGCCCCGTCGACGCCCccgccgctgccgccgccgcaaaACAAGCCCAGATCACCAAGCTCCTCACAACCACCATCCTCACGCCAGCCGATCTCAAGCAGCTCAAGGCCCTCCAAGAATCCACCGCCGTCAACGCACACCTCCCCAGCCACAAACGCACGGCCATGCTCGCCGCCCGCCACGCCGACGAAGCCATCACAGCCGAGACCATCGAAGCTGCCGCAAGCCTGGGCAAGAAGAACACAAAGGAGCAGAAGATCGCCATGGCCAAGGCCGACCGCGAGACGAACCACCAGAGCACGACGGCGAAGCGcaaggcgaagaaggagTCCGAGGGCAAGAGCACGACCAACAAGGAGAAGGCGCGCAAGAAGAACTTCCTCATGACCCTCGGCAAGGCCAAGAGCAAGAACAAGAGGAGTCTGGGCGACGTCAAGAAGACGCTGCAGGGGCATATTGAGAGGAGCAAGAGAGGCGGGAAACGTGGAAACAAGGGAAACTAG